The Helianthus annuus cultivar XRQ/B chromosome 16, HanXRQr2.0-SUNRISE, whole genome shotgun sequence genome includes a window with the following:
- the LOC110915745 gene encoding receptor-like protein kinase HSL1, whose protein sequence is MTILPLLLFLLLPFHVISQPITTQSDQTTLLNIKQFWSNPPSLNHWNQSTNPCTWPEITCTATTVTGITIFNQDITGTVPPFICDLKNLTHLDLNYNYITGSFPTVLYNCTNLRYLDLSQNYFVGRIPDDISRLSPEIRYLSLFGNNFTGDIPVSISRLSKLSSLQLHANLFNGSFPEEIGDLNDLEELLLGFNSFTPSRLPQSFFQLNKLRMFIMTEANLIGEIPGNLSGMPAMELLDLSVNNITGTIPSDLFLLKNLTQVYLYANNLTGGIPDAIEAINMQIIDLSANNLTGKIPDGFGNLMSLTNLTLMINQLSGELPAGIARLPNLHDIRIFTNNLSGEFSPDFGRYSDLKIFDVAQNNFSGNLPENLCSRGQLKGLEVYENSLSGEIPKSLGNCSSLKSFQVYRNRFSGSIPDGLWKVLRLERMIIHSNSFSGELPQELAPILSRLDISNNSFSGQIPVGVSSWKSLRVFIASYNLLDGAIPQELTKLSNLETLLLDGNRFSGELPETIVSWSSLNTLNLSRNQLTGQIPMGLGLSDSLNALDLSRNNLSGQIPSQLGRSLVLLDLSTNNLTGTIPSRLDNGAFDRSFLNNPGLCSNNPLLGLRSCSSRSETRSSRKISAKFVAIIASIVAVLLLLALLVTGYVSVQYRRRNSDLRWKFTSFQKLDFTESTILPRLTENNVVGHGGSGKVYRIPVNRSGEFVAVKKLSIKNDLDQRLEKEFLSEVEILSAIRHSNIVKLLGCISSDNSKLLIYEFLENRSLDRWLHSRKARSSHGLSGSVRHMVLDWPKRLRIALGVANGLCYMHHDCVPAVIHRDVKSCNVLLDGDFNAKIADFGLARILAKESELNTMSTVAGSIGYMAPEYAHTIKVNEKIDVYSFGVILLELTTGKEASGGNESSSLAEWAWQQAIGGAPILDALDDEVIEPRYMNDMTNVFKLGLWCTSKLPTNRPSMQEVCQMLLRCSVGAAVMETEAGKNGDDVADHLPLLKLENV, encoded by the exons ATGACAATTCTACCCCTCCTCCTCTTCCTCCTCCTACCCTTTCACGTAATTTCACAACCCATCACCACCCAAAGTGACCAAACTACCCTCCTAAACATCAAACAATTCTGGTCAAACCCACCCTCCCTCAACCACTGGAACCAATCCACCAACCCATGCACATGGCCGGAGATCACATGTACGGCCACCACCGTCACCGGAATCACCATATTCAACCAAGACATCACCGGAACGGTTCCGCCTTTCATTTGTGACCTCAAAAACTTAACTCATCTTGATCTAAACTACAATTACATCACCGGATCATTTCCTACTGTTCTATACAACTGCACCAATCTCCGGTACCTTGATCTCTCTCAAAACTACTTTGTTGGGCGGATACCGGATGATATATCGCGGTTATCACCAGAGATTCGGTACCTTAGTCTCTTTGGTAATAACTTCACAGGAGATATTCCGGTGAGTATTTCGAGATTATCGAAGCTTTCTTCGCTGCAACTACACGCGAACCTGTTTAACGGCAGTTTCCCGGAGGAGATCGGTGATTTGAATGATCTTGAAGAGTTATTATTGGGTTTTAATTCCTTTACTCCATCAAGACTTCCTCAGAGTTTCTTTCAGTTGAACAAGCTTCGGATGTTTATCATGACGGAAGCCAACCTGATCGGAGAGATACCCGGAAATCTATCTGGCATGCCGGCAATGGAGTTGCTAGATTTGTCTGTGAATAACATCACCGGAACAATACCAAGTGATCTCTTCTTGTTAAAAAACTTAACACAAGTTTATCTTTACGCTAACAATCTAACAGGAGGAATTCCAGATGCAATTGAAGCAATAAACATGCAAATCATTGACCTCTCTGCAAACAACTTGACCGGAAAAATCCCAGACGGTTTTGGAAATCTTATGAGTTTGACAAACTTGACTCTCATGATCAATCAATTATCAGGTGAACTTCCGGCGGGTATCGCGCGCTTGCCTAACTTGCATGATATCCGAATTTTTACCAATAATTTGTCCGGTGAATTCTCGCCGGACTTTGGAAGGTACTCCGACCTCAAGATTTTCGACGTTGCACAAAATAACTTCTCCGGGAACTTGCCGGAAAATCTATGTTCCAGGGGGCAGCTTAAGGGGTTGGAGGTTTACGAAAATAGTCTTTCCGGCGAGATACCGAAATCGCTCGGAAACTGTAGCAGCTTGAAGAGTTTTCAGGTTTACCGGAACCGATTTTCAGGATCAATCCCTGATGGGTTGTGGAAGGTTTTGAGGTTAGAAAGAATGATAATACATAGTAATTCATTTTCCGGTGAGTTGCCACAAGAATTGGCGCCAATTTTGTCAAGGCTTGATATTAGTAATAATAGCTTTTCCGGTCAAATTCCTGTCGGGGTATCTTCTTGGAAAAGTTTGAGGGTTTTCATAGCAAGTTATAACTTACTTGACGGTGCAATTCCTCAAGAATTAACAAAACTCTCAAATTTGGAAACTTTATTGCTGGACGGAAACCGGTTCTCCGGTGAGTTACCGGAGACTATAGTTTCATGGAGTTCACTCAACACTTTGAACCTTAGTAGAAACCAACTCACCGGCCAGATTCCGATGGGTCTCGGGTTGTCAGATTCTCTCAATGCACTGGATTTGTCAAGAAATAATCTTTCCGGCCAGATACCGAGTCAACTAGGTAGATCGTTGGTTTTGCTTGATCTTTCAACCAATAACCTCACTGGAACCATCCCGAGTCGACTCGATAATGGGGCATTTGATCGAAGTTTCTTGAACAATCCCGGTCTTTGTTCAAATAACCCATTATTGGGCCTTAGATCTTGTAGTTCACGGTCCGAAACAAGATCATCTAGGAAGATATCGGCTAAGTTTGTGGCGATAATCGCGAGTATAGTAGCGGTATTATTGCTTCTGGCGTTACTAGTGACTGGATATGTCAGTGTTCAATACCGGAGAAGAAACTCTGACTTGAGATGGAAATTCACTTCTTTCCAGAAGTTAGACTTCACAGAATCCACGATCTTGCCTCGGTTGACTGAGAACAATGTGGTCGGGCATGGTGGTTCAGGGAAAGTGTATCGGATTCCGGTAAATCGATCAGGCGAGTTTGTGGCGGTTAAGAAGCTTTCTATAAAAAACGATTTAGATCAAAGGCTGGAGAAAGAGTTTTTATCAGAAGTTGAGATTCTAAGTGCGATTCGCCACTCAAACATAGTAAAACTATTGGGTTGCATTTCATCCGACAACTCAAAGCTCCTCATATACGAGTTCTTAGAGAATAGGAGTTTGGACCGTTGGTTGCACAGCAGGAAAGCTCGATCGAGTCATGGGCTTAGTGGTTCAGTGCGTCATATGGTTCTTGATTGGCCGAAAAGGTTGCGCATAGCATTGGGGGTGGCTAATGGTTTATGTTATATGCATCATGATTGTGTTCCAGCGGTAATTCACAGGGATGTGAAATCATGCAATGTGCTTTTAGATGGCGATTTCAATGCTAAGATAGCCGATTTCGGGTTAGCCAGGATATTAGCTAAAGAAAGTGAGCTTAATACGATGTCAACCGTGGCTGGCTCAATCGGATACATGGCTCCAG AATATGCTCACACGATCAAAGTGAATGAAAAGATAGACGTTTACAGTTTCGGAGTGATCTTGTTAGAACTAACAACGGGGAAAGAGGCGAGCGGTGGCAATGAAAGTTCGTCACTAGCCGAATGGGCTTGGCAACAAGCTATAGGTGGTGCACCAATTCTAGATGCTTTAGACGATGAAGTTATCGAGCCTAGGTATATGAATGATATGACTAATGTGTTTAAACTCGGGCTCTGGTGTACCAGCAAGTTGCCAACCAATAGACCTTCCATGCAAGAGGTATGCCAGATGCTGCTACGTTGCAGCGTAGGCGCAGCCGTGATGGAGACTGAGGCAGGGAAGAATGGTGATGATGTAGCAGATCATTTACCCCTTCTTAAGCTTGAAAATGTCTAA